The Nitrospira sp. genome window below encodes:
- a CDS encoding toll/interleukin-1 receptor domain-containing protein, which translates to MYACFISYCHGQHDLTKAFISQLKQALKSYLEPYMDEEVYIDEDRLKPGYQYNEELASVICKSVCMIVVYSPRYERHSYCVREFEGMRLVEQERRAKLGSAWSPAHGMIIPIIFRGDPAKLPDEIKAHRHYCDFTRFTTADTDISKNPQYITEIEKIAKAIYEHVSSFEASGIELCSDCINFRLPSENEIPTWRSPAQRPRAVFPGREPQS; encoded by the coding sequence ATGTACGCCTGCTTCATCAGCTACTGTCACGGACAGCACGACTTAACGAAGGCTTTTATCAGCCAGCTCAAGCAAGCCTTAAAGAGCTATCTCGAACCGTACATGGACGAGGAGGTCTATATCGACGAGGACCGCTTAAAGCCGGGCTACCAGTACAACGAGGAGTTGGCATCGGTGATTTGCAAGAGTGTATGCATGATCGTCGTGTACTCCCCGAGGTATGAGCGGCACAGTTACTGTGTACGGGAGTTTGAAGGCATGAGGCTGGTTGAGCAAGAGCGCAGAGCCAAATTGGGCAGTGCGTGGTCGCCGGCACACGGGATGATCATTCCGATCATTTTCAGAGGCGATCCAGCCAAACTCCCAGACGAGATTAAGGCGCATCGGCACTATTGTGACTTCACTCGGTTCACCACTGCTGACACGGACATCAGCAAGAACCCACAATACATAACGGAGATTGAGAAGATCGCCAAGGCTATTTACGAACACGTGTCCTCATTTGAGGCATCGGGTATTGAACTGTGTAGCGACTGCATCAATTTCCGCCTTCCTTCCGAAAACGAGATCCCGACGTGGAGGTCGCCTGCCCAACGGCCTCGGGCTGTCTTTCCAGGACGTGAGCCACAGTCATGA
- a CDS encoding DUF4062 domain-containing protein, with product MVTIYLSSTYDDLIDYRTVVYEALRKAGHQVTAMEEYIAADQRPVDKCLNEYR from the coding sequence ATGGTTACGATCTATCTCTCCTCAACTTACGATGACCTCATAGACTACAGAACTGTGGTCTACGAGGCGCTGCGCAAGGCCGGTCATCAGGTCACTGCGATGGAAGAGTATATCGCGGCGGATCAGCGACCGGTGGATAAATGTCTAAACGAATACAGGTGA
- a CDS encoding pitrilysin family protein, whose translation MYRKLILDNGIRLVTERIPTLKSVTIGIWVNTGSRDESPAEAGYSHFIEHMFFKGTATRSATDISREIDSLGGEMNAFTTRETTTFYVKVLDQHLPKALDLLSDLFLRSRLGRNEMEKEKQVVLEEIRMVQDDPEDLVQELHTKLVMGRHPLSRPILGYESTIVRMNRSNLLDYIDAHYRPEEIVVAVAGNFDPYQLEKTMARTFGRYRKSSSYLHRKRWPPELQGGVMMKQKPLEQVHLCVGFEGVEAGHKDRYAVYALNAVLGGSVSSRLFQEVREKRGLSYSIYSFLSGYSDGGTITVYVGIRAREVERVLDLVHREIRKLTRHGLDGHELKRTKDQMKGSLMLSLESSHSRMNKLAKDELIAGTHTTLEDLMMEIDGVTEQQVFHTAQRLFVHDRIALTGLGPLSSRQVRELNASFS comes from the coding sequence TTGTACCGCAAGCTCATCCTCGATAACGGAATTCGCTTGGTCACTGAGCGCATTCCGACCCTTAAATCCGTGACGATCGGTATCTGGGTCAATACGGGCTCTCGCGATGAAAGTCCCGCAGAGGCCGGGTATTCGCACTTCATTGAACACATGTTCTTCAAGGGAACGGCTACCCGTTCGGCGACGGATATCTCGCGAGAAATCGATTCGTTGGGAGGCGAGATGAACGCCTTCACGACACGTGAAACGACGACGTTCTACGTCAAGGTCTTGGATCAGCACTTGCCCAAGGCGTTGGATCTGCTGTCGGATCTGTTCCTGCGATCTCGTCTGGGTCGGAACGAAATGGAAAAAGAGAAGCAGGTGGTGCTTGAAGAAATCCGCATGGTTCAAGATGACCCGGAGGATCTGGTCCAGGAACTTCATACCAAGTTGGTGATGGGGCGACATCCCTTGAGCCGGCCTATCTTGGGGTACGAATCCACCATCGTTCGGATGAACCGGTCGAATCTCCTCGACTATATCGACGCCCATTACCGTCCGGAAGAAATCGTGGTGGCGGTCGCGGGGAATTTTGATCCATATCAGCTTGAAAAAACCATGGCTCGTACCTTTGGTCGGTATCGCAAGTCCTCAAGCTACCTGCATCGCAAACGGTGGCCTCCTGAACTCCAGGGTGGCGTGATGATGAAACAGAAGCCGTTGGAACAGGTTCACCTCTGTGTGGGATTCGAGGGCGTTGAAGCGGGTCATAAGGACCGCTATGCGGTCTATGCGCTGAACGCGGTGCTCGGCGGCAGCGTCAGTTCCCGGCTTTTTCAAGAGGTCCGAGAGAAACGAGGCTTGTCCTATTCGATTTACTCCTTTCTGTCCGGCTATTCCGACGGCGGTACCATTACGGTCTACGTTGGAATTCGAGCACGAGAGGTTGAGCGCGTCCTGGATTTGGTCCACCGTGAAATTCGAAAACTGACCAGACATGGTCTCGATGGTCACGAACTCAAACGCACGAAGGATCAGATGAAAGGCAGCCTCATGCTGAGTCTGGAAAGCTCACATAGTCGGATGAACAAGCTTGCCAAGGATGAGCTGATTGCCGGGACCCATACGACGCTGGAGGATCTGATGATGGAGATCGACGGCGTGACCGAGCAGCAAGTATTTCACACCGCCCAGCGCTTGTTCGTCCATGACCGCATCGCGTTGACCGGATTGGGTCCTCTTTCCTCCCGGCAAGTGCGGGAGTTGAACGCAAGCTTTTCGTAA
- the pnp gene encoding polyribonucleotide nucleotidyltransferase, protein MIQVVEIDIAGRTLRLETGRVAKQADGSIWASYGDTVVLATAVAAQTAKPGIDFLPLTVDYQEKAYAAGKIPGGYFKREGRPAEKEVLTSRLIDRPLRPLFPEGYYFETQVIASVLSADKTGSSDVIGITAASAALAVSNIPFNGPVAGVRIGRVNGRLVVNPDLETMEQSELHLVVAGTADAVMMVEAGANELPEQTMLEALELAHVEIKKIVQKIDELAKKVGRAKREVIAESIDSALQAEIKTLVAQPIRDAIMIANKTARQERLDHVLADAIEKLKKPDDPSRERHIKIVFHQLEYTEVRKMILENRTRADGRGPADIRPITCEVGALPRAHGSAIFTRGETQSLAVVTLGTTDDEQRIDALEGEYTRTFMLHYNFPPFSVGEARPLRSPGRREVGHGALAERALKPVIPNKDVFPYTLRIVSEILESNGSSSMATVCGGTLAMMDAGVPIKEPVAGIAMGLIKEGDDVIILSDILGLEDHLGDMDFKVCGTKNGVTALQMDIKIGGITTALMQQALEQARTGRLHILDRMSKGLAGPRTDLSAFAPRIYTMKVKQDKIRDIIGQGGKTIRGIQADCGVKINVEDTGIVTIASADGESLQKAKEIINRLTEEVEVGKVYMGTVRKIMDFGAFVEVLPGTDGLVHISQLAHHRVKAVADEVAEGDQILVKVLEIDKQGKIRLSRKETIPAPTGSGAKDSASG, encoded by the coding sequence ATGATACAGGTCGTAGAAATCGATATTGCAGGTCGGACACTCCGTCTCGAAACCGGTCGTGTCGCCAAACAAGCTGATGGATCAATTTGGGCCTCGTACGGCGACACCGTCGTCCTGGCGACGGCCGTGGCCGCGCAAACTGCCAAGCCGGGTATAGATTTTCTTCCGTTGACCGTCGACTACCAGGAAAAGGCCTATGCTGCCGGGAAAATTCCCGGGGGGTACTTCAAACGCGAAGGTCGACCGGCTGAGAAAGAAGTTCTGACGAGCCGCTTGATCGATCGCCCGCTTCGTCCACTCTTTCCGGAAGGCTATTACTTCGAAACACAGGTCATTGCCTCGGTCCTCTCGGCGGATAAGACCGGTTCTTCCGATGTCATCGGCATCACGGCGGCATCAGCCGCCCTCGCTGTGTCGAACATTCCTTTTAATGGGCCCGTCGCGGGAGTGAGGATCGGTCGGGTCAACGGCCGGCTTGTCGTCAATCCTGACCTCGAAACCATGGAGCAGAGTGAGCTGCATCTGGTAGTGGCAGGTACGGCGGACGCGGTGATGATGGTGGAGGCAGGAGCCAATGAATTGCCCGAGCAGACGATGCTCGAGGCTCTGGAATTGGCTCACGTCGAGATTAAGAAGATCGTGCAGAAGATCGATGAATTGGCCAAGAAAGTCGGGAGGGCGAAACGGGAGGTTATTGCGGAGTCGATCGACTCTGCGCTGCAAGCCGAGATCAAGACGTTGGTGGCACAACCGATTCGCGACGCCATCATGATTGCCAATAAGACAGCCAGACAGGAGCGGTTGGACCACGTTCTGGCCGACGCGATTGAAAAGCTGAAGAAGCCGGATGATCCCTCGAGGGAGCGGCATATCAAGATTGTGTTCCATCAATTGGAATATACGGAAGTCCGGAAGATGATTTTAGAAAATCGTACACGCGCCGACGGCCGCGGCCCAGCCGACATCAGGCCGATCACCTGCGAGGTCGGTGCCCTGCCGCGCGCGCATGGTTCCGCGATCTTTACCAGGGGCGAAACACAGAGCTTGGCAGTGGTGACGCTCGGGACGACCGACGATGAGCAGCGCATCGACGCCTTGGAAGGCGAGTACACCAGGACATTCATGCTGCACTACAATTTCCCGCCCTTCAGCGTTGGTGAGGCGCGGCCGCTCCGCTCTCCAGGAAGGCGTGAGGTCGGGCACGGAGCCTTGGCTGAACGGGCGTTGAAGCCTGTGATTCCGAACAAAGATGTGTTTCCTTACACCTTACGGATTGTTTCTGAAATTCTGGAATCAAATGGGTCTTCATCGATGGCAACCGTGTGTGGTGGAACGCTGGCCATGATGGACGCCGGAGTGCCTATCAAGGAACCGGTCGCCGGCATCGCCATGGGGTTGATCAAAGAAGGGGACGACGTCATTATCCTGTCGGACATACTTGGCCTTGAAGATCATCTTGGCGATATGGACTTTAAGGTATGCGGAACCAAGAACGGCGTGACGGCGCTTCAAATGGACATCAAGATCGGCGGCATCACCACGGCGTTGATGCAACAGGCCTTGGAACAGGCCCGCACGGGGCGCCTCCACATTCTCGACCGCATGTCCAAAGGGCTTGCGGGTCCCCGCACCGACCTGTCGGCGTTCGCGCCTCGCATCTACACGATGAAGGTCAAGCAGGATAAGATTCGGGACATTATCGGTCAGGGCGGAAAAACCATTCGAGGGATCCAGGCCGACTGTGGCGTCAAAATCAACGTTGAGGACACCGGTATTGTGACCATCGCCTCTGCGGATGGCGAGTCGTTGCAAAAAGCCAAGGAAATCATCAACCGCTTGACCGAGGAAGTTGAAGTCGGGAAGGTCTATATGGGGACGGTGAGAAAGATTATGGACTTTGGGGCATTCGTGGAAGTGTTGCCTGGTACGGATGGATTAGTTCACATCTCGCAATTGGCGCATCACCGCGTGAAAGCCGTAGCCGACGAGGTGGCCGAGGGCGATCAGATTCTCGTGAAAGTGCTGGAGATCGACAAGCAAGGCAAGATCCGGCTCAGCCGGAAGGAAACCATCCCTGCGCCGACGGGAAGCGGCGCAAAAGATTCAGCGAGCGGATAA
- the rpsO gene encoding 30S ribosomal protein S15: MALLKEAKGELIKQYRQHDKDSGSPEVQIAVLTTRITYLTEHFKSHKKDHHSRRGLLQLVGRRRRLLDYLRDVDDARYRTVIDRLGIRK, translated from the coding sequence ATGGCATTACTGAAAGAAGCAAAGGGTGAACTCATCAAGCAATATCGGCAGCATGACAAGGATTCCGGATCGCCGGAGGTGCAGATTGCCGTGTTGACCACCCGGATTACGTATCTCACCGAGCATTTCAAGAGCCATAAAAAGGATCACCACTCGCGGCGTGGGTTGTTGCAACTGGTCGGACGCAGACGACGGTTGCTGGACTATCTCCGCGATGTCGATGACGCTCGTTACCGAACGGTGATCGATCGACTCGGCATTCGCAAATAA
- the truB gene encoding tRNA pseudouridine(55) synthase TruB: MDRTGITTNHGDDLEGVLVVHKEAGWTSHDVVAKVRSILRGGKVGHAGTLDPDATGVLPILVGRATRIAEYLINWDKEYRAVLRLGETTDTQDATGQVLTRVDPCEVPEDALQAVIARFRGVQQQLPPMYSAVKVDGQPLYKAARAGRTIPRAERSIAIHQLEIVGFHGRDVVLRIVCSKGTYVRTLCADIGQALGVGGHLLTLERRRVGPLLIEQAMTIDQVNGHLAAGTLRKQFISLDQLLYQLPAVVVNAEQAQRVLHGSPIFPVGAGQLSSSSSAISVRLKNEAGQLLAIGTHDVGRVGPIRIRKVLSLLSH; the protein is encoded by the coding sequence ATGGACCGGACAGGCATCACAACCAACCACGGGGACGATCTGGAGGGAGTCCTCGTTGTCCACAAGGAAGCGGGCTGGACTTCACACGATGTTGTGGCCAAAGTCCGTAGCATATTGCGGGGCGGCAAAGTCGGTCATGCCGGCACGCTGGACCCTGATGCCACTGGTGTCTTGCCCATCCTAGTCGGGCGAGCCACGAGAATCGCTGAATACTTGATCAATTGGGATAAGGAGTATCGCGCTGTCTTGCGGTTAGGCGAAACGACCGACACCCAGGATGCAACCGGGCAGGTTTTGACCAGAGTCGATCCATGTGAGGTGCCTGAGGACGCCCTCCAGGCGGTGATCGCCCGATTCCGAGGAGTACAACAGCAACTACCGCCGATGTATTCAGCCGTGAAAGTGGATGGACAGCCGCTCTACAAAGCGGCGAGAGCAGGAAGAACAATCCCTCGGGCAGAGCGGTCGATCGCGATTCATCAGCTGGAGATCGTAGGGTTTCACGGCCGCGACGTGGTCCTGCGCATTGTGTGCTCAAAAGGCACCTATGTACGCACCCTCTGTGCCGATATCGGACAGGCCTTAGGGGTAGGTGGGCATCTCCTTACCCTCGAACGTCGCCGTGTAGGACCATTGTTGATCGAACAGGCAATGACGATCGATCAAGTTAACGGCCATCTGGCGGCGGGAACGCTCAGAAAACAATTCATTTCGTTGGACCAACTCCTGTACCAACTCCCGGCGGTGGTGGTGAACGCTGAGCAAGCGCAGCGTGTCCTGCATGGCTCGCCTATTTTTCCGGTGGGAGCCGGGCAACTGTCCTCTTCTTCCTCCGCTATTTCCGTGCGTCTGAAGAATGAAGCAGGTCAGTTGTTGGCCATCGGAACTCACGATGTCGGCCGTGTGGGGCCGATTAGAATTCGCAAGGTCCTGAGTCTCTTGAGTCATTAA
- the rbfA gene encoding 30S ribosome-binding factor RbfA — protein MSKTTYKRADRVADQIRMEVADILMRKIKDPRVHDVTVTDVELTGDLRIAHIFVTTMETGEAERDVFAGLSKASGFVRSELGRRLSLRYLPDVIFKKDVSGARGDRIMKLLEELHGESGQHEIQDSPSSGQRIADS, from the coding sequence ATGTCGAAGACGACCTATAAAAGAGCAGACCGGGTGGCCGACCAGATCAGGATGGAAGTGGCGGATATTCTCATGCGAAAAATCAAGGATCCCAGGGTTCATGATGTGACGGTCACCGATGTCGAGCTCACAGGGGATTTACGCATCGCTCATATTTTTGTCACGACCATGGAAACGGGCGAGGCTGAACGAGATGTCTTTGCCGGCCTCTCGAAAGCCAGTGGGTTTGTGCGATCGGAATTAGGTCGGCGGCTCTCGCTCCGCTACCTTCCGGATGTAATTTTCAAGAAGGATGTCAGTGGAGCTCGTGGTGACCGCATCATGAAGCTCTTGGAAGAATTGCACGGGGAGTCTGGACAACATGAGATCCAGGACTCTCCAAGCAGCGGGCAGAGGATCGCGGATTCCTAG
- a CDS encoding DUF503 domain-containing protein: MVVGVCTVELFISGSQSLKDKRQVIHGLKDRLRGRFNLSVAEVDAQDLWQKAVFGMACVSNEGSHANQVLEQALNVIKSMPEVEVVRTQLELL; the protein is encoded by the coding sequence ATGGTCGTGGGTGTATGCACGGTAGAATTATTCATCTCGGGGAGTCAATCGCTTAAAGACAAGCGGCAGGTCATTCATGGGCTCAAGGACAGGCTTCGAGGCAGGTTCAACCTCTCCGTCGCCGAAGTGGACGCTCAGGACCTCTGGCAGAAGGCCGTCTTTGGAATGGCTTGCGTCTCAAATGAGGGTAGTCACGCGAACCAGGTGCTTGAACAAGCGTTGAATGTGATCAAGAGCATGCCCGAAGTCGAAGTGGTCCGAACCCAATTAGAATTGCTCTAA
- the infB gene encoding translation initiation factor IF-2 translates to MSMRVYELAKQLGMENRVLIPELKKMGATVSSHSSTLDDELVQRALDKLASRSKGHVTGIEGEAGARPVEHASHGKAAAARSHVVEEPPKPDKRRILIKRKKEDEPVEVLASAPIVETEHQPQPAPSITVPTPLPVDEQPSSGGQVDRDLPAEEVPDEISPPVPTPLVAKQEEIPAKPTVAPSTIVAPTPEPVTGKKKSMAFEAIEAEAQKDKLKRARKPGRPRDGQQQDVKFREDAARWQDLRAIPLQRRDDRSKHVHHSTLAEITKPRRKSVKVTPRTTVKEFAELIGQRPADIVRKLMDMGQMLTLHQPMNLDAASIFAEETGVKVDISVEKVGDELLQDVVETGGDERPEPRPPVVTIMGHVDHGKTSLLDAIRQTNVAEGEAGGITQHIGAYTVSVRGKQVTFLDTPGHEAFTAMRARGAKVTDIVILVVAADDGVMPQTIEAIHHAKAAGVPLIVAMNKIDKPTANPDRVKNALSEHGLISEAWGGDTIMVEVSAKQKTGLDTLLEMILLQAEVLELKADPHRQAKGTVIEAKIERGRGPVATVLVQSGTLRVGDAYVVGAFSGRVRALINDRGEKAQQAGPSIPVEVIGLPGVPSAGDVFHVVSNERVAREIAEERAQKRRAAELTGPSKVSLDDLFAKIQEGSVKELAIVIKADVQGSSEALAGAVEKLSTEAVKLRVIHNGVGGVMESDVLLAAASRAIIIGFNIRPEPKATALAEQQGVDIRLYTIIYDAIADIKAAMEGLLEPTLKERVLGRAEVRQVFTIPKVGAVAGSYIIDGTIARSSAGVRVIRDNVVVYQGKLGSLRRFKDDVREVQQGYECGLSIENFNDVKAGDIIEAYAIDKIAAKL, encoded by the coding sequence ATGTCTATGCGTGTATACGAACTCGCAAAGCAGTTAGGAATGGAGAATCGAGTGCTCATCCCAGAGCTCAAGAAGATGGGAGCAACGGTTTCTTCCCACAGCAGCACCCTCGACGACGAGCTCGTTCAGAGGGCGTTGGATAAACTGGCATCACGATCGAAAGGTCACGTGACAGGAATCGAAGGAGAGGCCGGTGCAAGGCCGGTGGAGCATGCGAGTCACGGTAAAGCCGCTGCGGCAAGGAGTCACGTCGTCGAAGAACCGCCCAAGCCGGACAAGCGCCGTATACTGATCAAGCGAAAAAAAGAGGATGAACCGGTCGAGGTCCTTGCATCAGCTCCGATTGTTGAGACTGAGCATCAGCCGCAACCGGCGCCCTCGATCACTGTGCCGACGCCGCTTCCAGTCGATGAGCAGCCCAGCAGTGGTGGACAAGTGGATCGCGACCTTCCAGCGGAAGAAGTTCCGGACGAGATTTCCCCACCCGTGCCGACGCCGCTCGTTGCGAAGCAGGAAGAGATACCGGCAAAGCCGACCGTCGCTCCGTCAACGATCGTGGCGCCGACTCCGGAACCGGTGACGGGCAAGAAGAAGAGCATGGCATTTGAGGCCATTGAGGCCGAAGCGCAAAAAGACAAGCTTAAGAGAGCACGAAAACCAGGCCGCCCCAGAGATGGTCAGCAACAAGATGTGAAATTCCGCGAGGATGCCGCCCGCTGGCAAGACCTTCGTGCAATTCCGCTGCAACGACGGGATGACCGATCCAAGCATGTGCACCATAGCACCCTGGCAGAAATTACCAAACCGCGCCGAAAGAGCGTGAAAGTCACCCCACGGACGACGGTCAAAGAATTCGCCGAGTTGATCGGTCAACGGCCGGCGGACATCGTCCGCAAACTGATGGACATGGGGCAAATGCTGACGCTTCACCAGCCTATGAACCTGGATGCTGCGTCGATTTTCGCAGAGGAAACCGGAGTCAAGGTTGACATATCGGTCGAAAAAGTGGGGGACGAGTTGCTGCAAGATGTTGTTGAAACGGGCGGTGATGAACGGCCGGAACCTCGACCGCCGGTCGTGACCATTATGGGACACGTCGATCACGGGAAAACGTCTCTTCTTGATGCGATTCGCCAAACGAACGTGGCGGAAGGAGAGGCCGGCGGCATTACCCAACATATCGGCGCTTATACCGTCTCGGTGCGTGGTAAACAGGTGACGTTTCTGGATACTCCCGGCCACGAGGCCTTCACGGCCATGCGAGCTCGTGGTGCCAAGGTCACGGACATCGTCATTTTGGTTGTCGCAGCAGACGACGGAGTGATGCCGCAAACCATCGAAGCGATCCACCATGCCAAGGCAGCCGGAGTGCCGCTGATCGTGGCGATGAACAAGATCGATAAACCGACCGCCAATCCTGATCGGGTAAAAAACGCCCTCTCTGAACATGGACTGATCTCCGAGGCATGGGGCGGCGATACCATTATGGTCGAGGTATCCGCCAAACAAAAAACGGGGCTCGATACGCTCCTCGAGATGATTTTGCTTCAGGCGGAGGTGCTTGAGCTCAAGGCTGATCCACACAGACAGGCCAAGGGCACCGTCATCGAAGCCAAGATTGAGCGCGGGAGAGGCCCTGTTGCGACAGTGCTGGTTCAGAGCGGAACATTACGGGTGGGAGACGCCTATGTCGTGGGAGCATTCAGCGGGCGTGTTCGAGCCCTCATTAATGATCGTGGCGAAAAAGCGCAGCAGGCAGGGCCGTCCATTCCGGTCGAAGTGATCGGGTTGCCGGGTGTTCCGTCGGCGGGAGATGTCTTCCATGTCGTCTCCAATGAAAGAGTCGCCCGGGAGATAGCCGAAGAACGAGCTCAAAAGCGACGGGCGGCGGAGTTGACCGGTCCATCGAAAGTGTCGTTGGATGATCTGTTCGCGAAGATCCAAGAAGGATCCGTGAAGGAATTGGCCATTGTCATCAAGGCCGATGTACAAGGATCGTCCGAAGCATTGGCAGGCGCGGTCGAAAAGCTGTCGACCGAGGCCGTCAAGCTTCGTGTGATTCATAATGGAGTCGGCGGAGTCATGGAATCCGATGTGCTGCTCGCCGCCGCATCACGAGCCATCATCATCGGCTTCAATATCAGGCCCGAGCCGAAGGCCACCGCGTTAGCCGAGCAGCAGGGCGTCGATATCAGGCTCTACACGATCATTTATGACGCCATTGCCGACATCAAGGCAGCGATGGAGGGATTGCTGGAGCCTACCCTGAAAGAACGTGTGCTGGGGCGAGCAGAAGTTCGGCAGGTATTTACGATTCCGAAGGTCGGAGCCGTGGCAGGGTCTTATATCATCGACGGGACGATCGCTCGGTCAAGTGCCGGGGTACGCGTGATTCGGGACAATGTGGTGGTCTATCAGGGGAAACTCGGTTCCTTGCGGCGTTTCAAGGACGATGTCCGTGAAGTGCAGCAAGGATACGAATGTGGCTTGAGCATCGAGAATTTCAACGATGTCAAAGCCGGCGATATCATCGAGGCCTATGCCATCGATAAGATCGCGGCAAAACTCTAG
- the nusA gene encoding transcription termination factor NusA encodes MNRELISVIDEIGRQKGIDKARVIGAVESALQTAAKKRFGQAENIQVEIDPKTGEISVVSKKIIVETVSNPKAEISLQEARQYDSEAEVGDEIGSLIEMNELGRIAAQTAKQVIFQKVREAEWEAVQKEYSTRQGDLVTGIILGMERRNYLVDLGKTEAILPIQEQIPRETYRRGDRVKAMLLEVRRTPKDVQVILSRSHPQFVAKLFELEVPEVMEKIIEIRSVVREPGDRTKIAVTSREKAVDPVGACVGIKGSRVQAVVRELRGEKIDIITWTQDPRVFIAEALNPATIEKVGIDEEKKSALVVAADSQLSLAIGKNGQNVRLAARLTGWKIDIISATEYEKEKVERDKEIKAALAEEAEAQRLQEEARQAARAEEATSG; translated from the coding sequence ATGAACCGAGAACTGATCTCAGTGATTGACGAAATCGGGCGTCAGAAAGGAATCGACAAGGCCCGAGTCATCGGGGCCGTTGAATCCGCCCTGCAGACAGCCGCAAAGAAACGCTTCGGCCAGGCTGAAAACATCCAAGTGGAAATCGACCCAAAGACCGGGGAAATTTCCGTCGTTTCCAAGAAGATCATCGTTGAAACGGTCAGTAATCCCAAAGCAGAGATTTCTCTTCAAGAAGCTCGCCAATATGATAGTGAAGCGGAGGTCGGCGACGAAATCGGCTCGCTGATTGAAATGAACGAATTGGGGAGGATTGCCGCGCAAACAGCGAAGCAGGTCATCTTCCAGAAGGTGCGCGAGGCGGAATGGGAAGCGGTTCAAAAGGAATACTCGACGCGTCAGGGAGATCTCGTGACGGGGATCATTCTCGGAATGGAACGTCGGAATTACCTGGTGGATCTCGGAAAAACGGAAGCCATCCTGCCGATCCAAGAACAGATTCCGCGTGAAACGTACCGGCGCGGTGATCGCGTGAAGGCGATGTTGCTGGAGGTGCGTCGTACGCCGAAGGATGTACAGGTCATTCTGTCTCGTAGCCATCCGCAGTTCGTCGCGAAGCTCTTTGAACTCGAAGTGCCGGAAGTCATGGAAAAGATCATCGAAATCAGATCGGTCGTGCGCGAGCCTGGCGATCGGACAAAGATCGCCGTCACGTCACGTGAAAAGGCCGTGGATCCGGTGGGGGCCTGTGTCGGTATCAAAGGTTCACGCGTGCAAGCGGTCGTTCGGGAGTTGCGCGGCGAAAAGATCGACATCATTACCTGGACCCAGGACCCGCGGGTCTTTATTGCCGAAGCCTTGAATCCTGCGACGATTGAAAAGGTTGGGATCGACGAAGAGAAGAAGTCGGCGCTCGTGGTCGCCGCCGACTCGCAATTATCGTTGGCTATCGGCAAAAACGGTCAGAATGTCCGGCTTGCGGCACGTTTGACGGGCTGGAAGATCGATATCATCAGCGCAACGGAATACGAAAAAGAAAAAGTGGAGCGCGATAAAGAAATTAAAGCCGCGCTCGCAGAGGAAGCCGAGGCTCAGCGATTGCAGGAAGAAGCTCGGCAGGCAGCCAGAGCCGAGGAAGCAACGAGCGGATAG
- a CDS encoding ribosome maturation factor RimP: protein MPTFLFGYMAKGNGLSIPGNGPQPVADRLREVISPILWTLGLELVDVLCVGQGPRSIVRVLIDKSGGVSIADCEQAHKFLGPALDVADPFPHAYTLEVSSPGLDRPFKGSQDYQRAIGKEVSLKLRQPLEGQWRITGELVQADEQVVVMAVAARPTSRTVRLNRDLIAEAKLVVKI, encoded by the coding sequence ATGCCCACTTTTTTGTTTGGATACATGGCAAAGGGAAATGGGTTGAGCATACCGGGCAATGGTCCGCAGCCGGTTGCCGACCGGTTGCGCGAAGTCATTTCGCCGATCCTATGGACGCTCGGGCTTGAGTTGGTTGATGTCCTGTGCGTGGGGCAAGGTCCTCGCTCGATCGTTCGAGTTTTGATCGATAAATCAGGTGGAGTCAGCATCGCAGACTGTGAGCAGGCACATAAGTTCCTTGGACCGGCCCTCGACGTGGCCGATCCCTTCCCCCATGCCTATACGCTTGAAGTCTCTTCCCCGGGTCTTGATCGGCCCTTCAAGGGATCTCAAGATTATCAACGGGCAATTGGAAAAGAGGTGAGCCTCAAACTTCGACAACCCCTCGAAGGCCAGTGGAGGATCACCGGCGAGCTGGTGCAAGCGGATGAGCAGGTCGTAGTCATGGCGGTGGCCGCGAGGCCGACATCACGGACGGTGAGATTGAATCGAGACTTGATTGCTGAGGCAAAACTGGTCGTGAAAATTTAA